The Parambassis ranga chromosome 19, fParRan2.1, whole genome shotgun sequence genome contains a region encoding:
- the LOC114451836 gene encoding WD repeat domain phosphoinositide-interacting protein 1-like: MESQDVPPDGPGVHRGFICASFNQDTTSLSVGTKTGYRLFSVTAVDKLDCIHEGVECPDVYIVERLFSSSLVVVVSLSMPRRMNVYHFKKGTEICNYSYSNNILSVRLNRQRLVVCLEESIYIHNIKDMKLLKTLLNTPTNPSGLCALSVNHSNSYLAYPGSATIGEITVYDANNLSTVTLIQAHDSPLAALTFNASGTKLASASEKGTVIRVFSIPEGQKLFEFRRGMKRYVSISSLSFSADAQFLCASSNTETVHIFKLEQHSPSRDEESPTWSAYVGKMFTAASTYLPSQVSDMMHQDRAFATVRLNMFGLKNICALATIQKLPRLLVASSDGYLYIYNVDPQDGGECVLVQKHRLFDFSEEQVEQKEEENPEDIPPQLASQSYAATVALPSTPPSSTTLMGYSEDGGAQKGEVIPEHEFAEGPVCLDDENEFPPVSNQSN, encoded by the exons ATGGAGTCCCAGGACGTACCACCGGACGGCCCCGGCGTGCACCGAGGCTTTATCTGTGCTTCGTTTAACCAGGACACCAC CTCTCTGTCAGTGGGTACCAAGACTGGCTACCGGCTCTTCTCAGTCACAGCTGTGGACAAATTGGACTGCATCCACGAGGGAG TGGAATGTCCGGATGTCTATATAGTGGAGAGACTGTTCTCCAGCAGTCTGGTAGTCGTGGTCAGCCTGTCAATGCCTCGGCGAATGAATGTCTACCATTTTAAGAAAGGTACAGAGATTTGTAACTACAGCTACTCCAACAACATCCTCTCTGTCAGGCTCAACAGGCAG CGGCTTGTGGTGTGTCTGGAAGAGTCCATCTACATCCACAATATCAAAGACATGAAACTTCTCAAGACCCTGCTTAACACACCCACCAACCCCTCAG GTCTCTGTGCGCTGTCTGTCAACCACAGTAACTCCTACTTGGCATACCCTGGTAGTGCCACCATTGGAGAAATCACAGTCTACGATGCCAACAACCTG AGCACTGTGACCCTGATCCAGGCCCACGACAGCCCTCTGGCAGCCCTCACCTTCAACGCCTCTGGTACAAAATTGGCCAGTGCATCAGAGAAG GGTACCGTTATCAGAGTCTTCAGCATTCCTGAAGGACAGAAGCTCTTTGAATTCCGTCGAGGGATGAAGAG ATATGTCAGCATCAGCTCACTGTCCTTCAGTGCAGATGCACAGTTCCTCTGCGCTTCcagcaacacagagacagtTCATATCTTTAAACTGGAGCAACACAGCCCTAG TCGAGATGAGGAGTCACCAACGTGGTCAGCCTATGTGGGCAAAATGTTCACTGCAGCTAGCACCTACTTGCCCTCCCAGGTGTCTGACATGATGCATCAGGACAGAGCCTTTGCCACTGTTCGACTCAACATGTTTGGCTTGAAGAACATCTGTGCCCTGGCTAC gattCAAAAACTTCCTCGTCTGCTTGTGGCATCGTCAGATGGATATCTTTACATCTATAATGTGGATCCACAGGATGGTGGAGAGTGTGTCCTTGTCCAGAAacacag gCTCTTTGACTTCAGTGAGGAGCAAGTGGaacagaaagaagaggaaaaccCAGAGGACATCCCCCCTCAACTAGCAAGCCAATCATACGCTGCCACTGTAGCGCTCCCTTCAACCCCACCCTCATCCACCACCCTCATGG gcTACTCTGAAGACGGTGGTGCCCAGAAGGGTGAAGTCATCCCTGAGCACGAATTTGCTGAGGGCCCAGTTTGTCTGGACGATGAGAATGAATTTCCTCCAGTCAGCAACCAGAGTAACTGA
- the prkar1ab gene encoding protein kinase, cAMP-dependent, regulatory, type I, alpha (tissue specific extinguisher 1) b: MASGSTSSEEERSLRECEQYVQKHNIQQLLKDCIVQLCTSRPDRPMAFLREYFERLEKEEAKQIQNQQKASSSRSDSRDEEVSPPMNPVVKGRRRRGAFSAEVYTEEDAASYVRKVIPKDYKTMAALAKAIEKNVLFSHLDDNERSDIFDAMFPVTYIAGETVILQGDEGDNFYVIDQGEMDVYVNNEWVTSIGEGGSFGELALIYGTPRAATVRAKTNVKLWGIDRDSYRRILMGSTLRKRKMYEEFLRKVSILESLDKWERLTVADALEPVQFEDGQKIVVQGEPGDEFFIILEGSAAVLQRRSENEEFVEVGRLGPSDYFGEIALLMNRPRAATVVARGPLKCVKLDRPRFERVLGPCSDILKRNIQQYNSFVSLSV; the protein is encoded by the exons ATGGCATCTGGAAGTACGAGCAGCGAGGAGGAGCGAAGCCTGAGGGAGTGTGAGCAGTatgtgcagaaacacaacattCAACAGCTGTTGAAGGACTGCATTGTTCAGCTGTGCACCTCCAGGCCAGACAGGCCAATGGCCTTCCTCAGGGAGTACTTCGAGAGGCTGGAgaag GAAGAGGCCAAGCAGATTCAGAACCAGCAGAAGGCCAGCAGTTCTCGTTCAGACTCACGTGATGAGGAGGTGTCTCCTCCCATGAACCCAGTGGTAAAGGGTCGCCGGCGGAGAGGAGCCTTCAGCGCAGAGGTTTACACAGAGGAGGATGCCGCCTCATATGTCAGAAAG GTCATTCCAAAAGACTACAAAACAATGGCTGCCTTGGCCAAAGCTATTGAAAAGAATGTGCTCTTCTCACACCTGGATGACAATGAGAGGag tgacATATTTGATGCAATGTTTCCAGTCACCTACATTGCCGGGGAAACGGTTATTCTGCAGG GTGATGAAGGTGACAATTTCTATGTTATTGACCAAGGGGAGATGGAC GTGTATGTGAACAATGAATGGGTGACCAGCATTGGAGAGGGAGGCAGCTTTGGAGAGCTGGCACTGATCTATGGTACCCCAAGGGCGGCTACAGTCAGAGCCAAGACCAATGTTAAACTGTGGGGTATTGACagagacagctacaggagaaTACTTATG GGAAGCACTTtgagaaagaggaagatgtATGAGGAGTTTCTCAGGAAAGTGTCCATTTTAG agTCTCTTGATAAGTGGGAGCGTCTGACAGTCGCTGATGCCTTGGAGCCTGTTCAGTTTGAGGACGGACAAAAGATTGTTGTGCAGGGAGAGCCTGGAGATGAATTCTTCATTATCTTAGAG ggttCTGCAGCTGTGTTGCAGCGTCGCTCAGAGAATGAGGAGTTTGTGGAAGTAGGGAGATTAGGACCATCAGACTACTTTG GTGAGATTGCTTTGCTGATGAACCGCCCCCGTGCTGCCACCGTGGTCGCCCGCGGCCCACTGAAGTGCGTCAAGCTTGACCGGCCCCGCTTTGAACGTGTCCTGGGTCCCTGCTCAGACATACTCAAACGTAACATCCAACAGTACAACAGCTTTGTTTCGCTGTCTGTCTGA